ttgaACCAAAAAAAATCTAGTGCAGTCACAGTAAATTTGAAAATGAGACGTTTTCCTGAGTACCGCAAGGAAAACATATGCTCGTTAAGACTCAAGAAACATGGAACAACAGCACACGTCATAGAGATACAACAGCCGCGATAACGAGCACAGCGTGCCAGAGACGACGATCAACATTAAAGGTAACAGAACCACGGTAATATTATGCACAAGGAATTCAACTACTAAGAGTAGTTGGTAATATTATGCATAAGGAATTCAACTACTAAGAGTAGTTTAGATGTGCTATTACTAAAGTTTAGATATACTATTACTAAAGTTTAACCTatctactaaaatttagcacttccacccattagcactcctatTTATACTAAAATTTAGCGCTATTACTAAAGTTTAGATATGCTATTACTAAAGTTTAACCTatctactaaaatttagcacttccactaaaatttagcacttccacccattagcactcctatTTATAGATATGACCAATGAATAGGACTAAAGTTCATAAAATATCACTTTTGCTCTTTATCACCAGCTaggtggactaaagtttaaccctcccattagccccctcccctcccgttTGGATGTGCTAATGCAtagaggtgctaaactttagcacttttaCCCATTAAcacttggatccaaacaggcacTAGCTTATACCCTAGCTTATAGCTGTTTCAGCAGAAGGATCGATCACTCGTAGGCCACGGTGCCCTGGTGATCATTAACCGGCACCGCAACGCAACCGCCACATCCCACAAGGTTCGGGCACACCGCATAACTTCTGTCTACTTATTTCATGCCACTACAATCTATAACTTCTGTCTACTTATTTGATACCACTATCTGTAGAAAGGTTACTAGGAACTGCCGCACACGTCGTCATCCATCACTGATCCTTCTTCGCCTTGGTCATGAGGTCCGCCACGATGAATCCTTCGTCATCGCTGTTGtcaaccaccacctcctcgctCATCACTGTGTCATCAGAATCCTAAGGGCAATCAGACAGGCCAGGTTGAGAAAGTTTCTGCGCTGGTGTCAACATATGATGTGAATATGGTGTAAATACTTACCAGTTCGGAGAACACCTCAAGGGGATCCCACTCGTTGAAGCCACAGAGATCGACAACAGACTGCTCCAGGTCGTAGTTGTTCTGCCTCAGTATCTGCTTGTTCAGGTCAGCCTGCATGAAACCCAGTACCTCAAGCTCACTCATCATCTTCTCCTCCAGCAGGTGGTTGACGACTTCCTCAGCCAAAGGGGCAGCAGGTGCTGCTGCAACCACAGGCATGCTAACAGGAGCAGCAACAGGTGCAGGTGCGGATGCACTAACAGGTGCAGGCACAGGCACAGGTTTGGGCAGGAGAATTGCTTCAGGTGCAGGCACAGCAGCAGGCATCGAAGCCAATGCAGCCTCGGCAGATGAGGCAGGAGCATCAGTAACTGGGATTTGCGCCGGTTCAACTGCTGCTGGGGCAGAGGACATATCACTAGGAACTGGTTCAGATTCCTTGGGTTCCATGGTTTCACATTCAAGCCTGCCGTGCCATCCAGACAAAAAATTTACAGGAGCACTGTTTATATTGAATGCAGAAGGCCTTGTGCTGTTAGCTTCAGGGAGCTGATTCCGGTTTATTGCAGCAGCCTGTTTGCCGCCGCTGGTTTGAATAGGCTGCTCCACCTGCACTCAAAGATAGCATGCCAATGATCAGATAATTGGAAGCATCAAGGTGACAAGGACAAAAGCAGTTAAGGGTAGAGTAACAACCTCAATATGAACCCAAATCTGCTGACCAAATGTCAGACCTGAGGGTAGTGCCAATCTCCAGTAAGATATGTACCTACCAGGCTTCGCAGGGGCAAGAAAATCAACAGTAACATCAGTGTCTTCGCAAGGATTTAGCCCCCCATTTGCTGAAATCTGCACGCACATCAAATTTAAGTGAGAATTTGATGAATTTCAGTACATGGCAAATAGATGTTCCATCCTGCACTCAACCATAAATTATCAGCTCACACAAAAGCTAAATATGTTGGTAGTACATACCGCTAATCTGAATGAACTCAGACATGTTAAGCGATCTCCACCAACCCAGAGAAGCTGGGTACCATACGGCCACTTGCTAAACCCATTGTTACGCATGCGCCAAATCTTGGTAAACGGAGTTGAAGGTGCCATTGGTGTTCCATCAGGGACAGTAACATCCTTGATGAAGCGACTGTCAGTTTTGACTGCTGGAACCTTCCCAAGGATCTTCATGTTCTGAAAGGATCAAAATGTAAGATGAAATCTCCTTATCAAAAAATGTAAGATGAATCCCTGTCATTCTTACTATTGCAGAGGTACTATCTAGTAATGGAATAAACTAAGGCCACCTCATTAAAGTGCCTTTTGAACTTACACTTTTTGAAGCAGGACCGTCTAATCTGGTATATTCAACCTCATTGCCCATGTGAGAAAAACAGGCATCACACAGATCATAGTCTTCTTTACTGTCAGTAAAGTAAGCATGTCAGGAGAACGAAAGGTTACATTGACAACTAGTATTGAAGTCAATAACTTACACATTAGACTTGTAGCAAGGCCCATCAATTGGCGTCACCCCACATCCATCGCATTGTATCCATCTATGCTGTGCATATTTTAGGGGGATGCCCCTATAATTGGTACCAAGACCTCTGTAAGAGCTCCCAAAAGAGTTGATGCCTTCTGGATTGGGTACATAACTAGACAATGGGCCTGTGCCATCTCTGTGTGAAGTCCCAGTAGAGTAGAGGTTAGGACAGCATGTACCAACAGATGAAGGTGTATTCAACTTAATAGGGCTATAGATGTTGGGTGGAGGGGGGAACGTTGAGTGCAAATCAACAGTAGTTTTTCCATTAGCTCCAGAGATTGGGTTTAAGGGGGTCAAAAATGGTGTAGGAGGGTAGAGTACAGGTGTGGGAGGTTGGTACACTGGTGGGGGAGGGAATAGCGGCATTATATCACCATTGGCCATTCCAATGGATCCAAGAGATTTAAATGGTACAGGAACAGATCCTTGAGCAGGAGCGCCATGAGAAGTGGTGGAAACCGGTGGCCAAGAGGATAATACAGATTTTCCTTTACTGTGAGCATCAGATTTTATCTTAATCTCAGAATCAAGACTTCTCTTGTGATCACCTTTCATTCCACCTGAACTAGTAAAAACCAGTGAATCCCTAACTGAAGGGCATGATGGCACCTGTTCAATTTTAGCATTGGGATCCTCAGATAGCACACCCCTAAGACCAGCTTCAGATATCCCAGAATTTTGCCCATACGAGGTCTCTGAAGCTGAACCTGTGACAAGGGCAGACTCAAGCTTAACCTTTGCACTTCTCAATTTTTGAGAACTATCAGCAAAGCCACAAGAAGGATGCATGTTGCTGCCTCGTGTTATCAGTTTAGCAAAACGGTCCAGCAACTCAGCCAATGATGGTGCAGATGATGCAGCTCTAAAACGCAAGTCATGAGATAATTTTGCAAGGACAGCAGGGACTTGCTCTGGCACAAACTTCAAAGCTTCATCAATAGCTGATTTCACCTGGGCAAGTTGATCTTCGAGAGAGATGGACCTCGAAGATTTGGAATTTGTGGCCTGCTGTTTTGTCTGAGCTGCCCCAACATTGCTGCTCTTCAACTGAACATTAATCCTAAGAGGGTTCAATTTCTGATTAATAGCAGCATCTCGTAGATCATTATCATCATCCAGCATGACGACATCCCCATCCTCATCAGTATAGGTGAGAATGAATTCAGCATCAGGACTGAACTTAAAAGCACTTGCAATCTTCAACCGAAGGGCAGGCAGATCATGATCGAAGCGTGAGCCATTAACACGAGCATTGAATCGCTTCAAAGTGTCACCATATTTGACCTGAAAACCAGTAGAAACTATACTTAGAACTCACCAAAACAATCATTAACTACCACTATGTGGCACATTCGATTACTCCTTCAAGTGAGCACAGACGTgttaaaaatataaataccaAGATGTGTTAAGTTAATAAGAACACCAGGTAACCAAAAGTTAAAACAAGAGAAGCTAATCTCTAGCTTTTAATCAAATCATGTTGCAACATTGAGAAAGATCTGTTGCCAAATTGATTGATCAAGAATAACTACAAGCTTAACCTAGTAAAATAGTAGTTAAGATAAATTATCCAAATTCTAGCAAAACAGAACAAAGAGAGAGTGGTTCCCAAAGGCACGAGGAGTGTCTAGGGCTCACTGGAACATGCAACTAAGAATCGGAAGCAAGGTTTTGCCATCCTCCACATGAACGTAATAAAGCAACGCCCCGCAGAAACCCTTACAAACACAAGTGCTACAGCACGACTGAACTCATCTGTCATAAAGCATCAGTTATGCTGTGTAATCTGAGGCCGTGCAAACCTTTATATTAATGAAAATTCATGTGGGGATACTCTCCACTCGACTATAAAAAGAAAATCTCAAAAGATAAAAACTTTCATGCTACAGTATAGATCGAACTCCTCTGCCATCgaacaacaaaaataaaaacatcgGTGCCACAGCGTACATTTCACTCGTCTGCCATCCGATCCGAAATATAAAGAAAATCTTCTAGCCCCTAAAACAAAACTCCCAGCAATGATCTAAATCCAGAACAATCTTCTGAAAATGTTCCCCTAATCTCCCCACCCTCTTTTATTAAACACGATCAAGATCAAATAAATCTGATCTCGGATGCAACCAGAGAGATGTGAAACCTCTCCTCTGCGACCGCATATGATCCGATCATCCTGACCACGCCGCACCCTTCATCCCCAGCcagcgagggggggggggggggggggggggggggggggagggggggggcgcTTTGAGATCACTACGATCCATATAACTAAAAAAACTCTagtggaaaacaaaaaaaaggaccCCCCGCTGGACCACTGAACAGATTACCGTGCCGGGGAAAAAAATCCTGCTGCACACAACAACGAACCGGCAAAACCTACCCACGGCATTCCCCTCCTTCCACCCCCGATCGCCCGATCGAACGCGCGACGAACGAACCGCAGCGCGGAGGCACGGGGGGAGACGAAACCTCACCTTGACGACGAGATCCCGGGAGTCGTCGACGAGCGGCCACGCGCGGCCGTACCCCATCGGCGCGGTCCCGAAAGCGTCCATCGTGGCGCGAACGTCCCCCGCGGACCCTGGGTGCCGGCGGGGGGAGGAGGTtgccgcctcggcggcgggggcgaccgGAGGCGGCGGAAACCCTGCTGGACGATCGATCGGGAGGGCGGAGGGGCGGGGTggggggttgggttgggttgtgGGCGGAGAGAGCCAGAGAATGAAGGGGGGCCGTGGCCTCGCCGTCCAGTGTCCCTTTTATCGAGCGTTTCCGTTTCAGACTCTTTCGGTTTGCTTCGACGAGAAGGACGGGGAGGAAATAAAAGTCTCTCAAATTTCCCCGGGAGTTTATGGGTATCACGCCCGGGTCCTCGACGGACGGCGGGTCCCGCGTGTCGGTGGGAGAGGACGTGCATTTGCTTTTTGGATGGACGTGCGCCGGTGGGTTTGTTTGTGATTCTGAGGTTTCCGTGGGTGGGGGCCGAGGAGCGCGTGTCCCAGGGGCCCACCGGTCAGGCGGTGGAACGGATATGGACTGGAATATAATACTGGTTCTTTTCGCGAGGAAGGATATAATATTGGCTGTCAGGGGCGTCTGCTGCTGCCATCTTCGGGAGCAAGACGGCAGAGATACGTCTCGCGACGCGAGATTGCTTCCTCGAGGGGGTCACCGGGGCCCGTCCGTGGAATTCTGACGTGTCGATGACATGTCGGCCAGCTGGTGTCCTTTGGTCCTATCTTTGTTCACGGACATATTGATCATATTTTACGACCATGATAATTTTAAGATAACCCACCTTTATACtgtatataattatatatgCAAGCATAGTGccagagagagtgagagagtcAGGTTCGagcttgctgctgctagctgatACCTTCTCGTCAAGGACATGGAGACATCGGGCGGATGGCACGACGGACGCGCAGCGCAGGCGGGGAGAGATGTTGCTGCTCGTCCGGCGGAGCTTTGGGGTAAGGAGGTTTTCGATTGACGGATCGGGGGATCGCACCGCACGAGCAACGGCACGAAATTCGCATGCGCGGCGCGCGGGTCTCTCCCCTCCCGGGCTGGCTCCCCGCATATACGTGATAAAACCAAAAGGCATGTTCGCGTAacagagctaaaatttagtcctatcacatcgaatattcgatgctaattagaaggactaaacatgaactaattataaaactaattgtagaactcctaggttaattcgtgagaggaatctattaagcctgattaatccatcattagcaaatagttattgtagcaccacattgtcaaatcatggactaattaggtttaatagattcgtctcacaaattagactccatctgtataattagttttgtaattaaactatgcttaatactcctaattagtatctaaacatccgacatgacagggctaaactttagccccttggagccaaacacccctaactaTATGTCGGCTGAAGATATACCTTCCGCCACACGCACGGAGAGCTGCAGGGTTGCATCGCAcacattttcttttctcagtCCATATTAGCCCATGTTGCCACGCTATGCTGATTCGCTTTCTTGTGCAACGTTCCTGCCTGCTTTcgatgcttttttttcttctttttcgtCAGCGTTTGGTAATATTTTATCttgttaatttttttaactTAAGAcgatatgtttttctttttgtatttttttacttCTCATTTTCTTTCTAATATGTATTATTCATTTCTAGATTCATTTATATTTCTTACCTATAAGATAGGACTGTtctcctttttttcattttattttggaAAACGTATGCATTTTTCCTATTTAGTTATGCATAtccattatttattttctatttctttaaaCTATTTTTGGATATTTTTCCTTGAATTATAATTTATATTTTAAATTTATATCATCCATCATTATTTTTGGAAGTTACAAGCCTACATTTTATTGTCCTATAATAGTACTACTTGATTTAGTTGGTGATGCAAACTGATTTATTGATTTTACATACTAACTTGTTTTGTCACATGTACATATTTTGTTCGAGAGATAATTTGTTCGCCTTTAAAGAATAATTTGTTCACTTTTCAAGGTTATTGTTTGTCATTTGTACATATTTGTTCTGCTCCAAGAGTAATTTGTTCGTTTTGCAGAATAAGCGATGTCGACTTATTTGTTCGTAATGTTCAACTTTTTGTTCGCAATATATTATTATTTGTTCATTATgtttaatcttttgtttctgGAGGTGAAGCATGTGTTTGCGGTGGTCAAAAATTAATTATCCTGTATTTTAAAAAAgtaatttttaaaatatttttcaaatatagTCGAGTGTTATAACAAATGCAATGGTGAAATCAAATCTAAATTTAATTTGGGTGTTCGGTTtagaatttatatttttttttgtttcgcaTTTGCATGCACACGGGGTGATGTCATCATTTTTTAAATAACTTGATGTCCGACCCACGTATACTTCTTCGCGTGATGATCGCGGAGGCTTCTGCGACAGCTAACCGCCCCCGCTTCCCGTCGTCCGTCCGCGCGCTTGGCTCACGCAGGCCTTTCGTCGTCTCTCGACGGCCGGCCCAACGCGCAAGGCCCGTTGAGCAAGTCTTAGCCCACGTAAGGCCGTATCGGCTGCATCGCTTTTTTTTAAGTACAGCTGAACACGTAGACAGGAGGAGAAAAGCTTTTGTGGCATGATGACGATTCAGACAGATTCATAGACTTCGCTCGGAGGGGACCGACCCGACGCAAATACTTGGAGCGCAAGAGGAAAACGAGGGAGCGAGAAAACAACTGGTGGCGGCCTGGCGGATGTTCGTGTTCCACGGCCTGATGGCCACCAACTAACTACTGATCACGCAAATATGGCCTGATGCCTGCCAATTGCATGAGGAATCGCCATCGTGCCTTCGGATCCTTGCAACTAGAACTTCTGTCAAAGATGGTCCGTTGCTTTTGCTTTTGTGAGGTTAACCAACGTGCTTGATGACGTGGATTCGTTGAGGTTTGAGCTGAAATGCAAAACAGAGGTGGTGGGTGTTCCAGTATTCCATGGCCATTTTCGATGACGAGCATCAACGGCCTACCGGGGACTTGGGGTTAGGGGTGGTAAAAGATCCCTCTAATTTAGTctaacaaatttaaggatcgggtTTATAAGGATCAGGCtaaaatattatatgattttaaactaaaaatagatagagcTGAGTTGGACAGTGAAGGAAGTATAAGAGTCGACACAGTGAGCAGCCAGCGTGGTTACTCGGTCCCTTTGGGGACAGACTCGACTCCCACCCACGAAGAAATGCCTGCCAATCGGCTATCATGCCTTCACTTTCCTGCTGCAGATACAAATCGCAGTCGAGACTGGTCCAGCGCTTGGGAGTTTAACAAACAACGTTCTTTCACTGCCAGTGGAGTGCGGCTGAAGTTACCGCCTAAAATTGGACACCGGCATTTCTTTCGTCATGGGAATGTGAGCTTCGAGTTTCCACAACTAGAATGGCGGCCCAAGTTGCATCGAGAGCGCTTGATCCAATACATTACGAGGTTGGGCTTTTTCTCCCCTTTTTCAAAATATGATTTAGATAGAGGTTTTAATAACGAACGAAATTCTTTATTCCGGGATTCTGCAGGCATGCGCCGAGCCATTTATCACTAAAGTTTTAGCCATAGGTTGAAGCAAAAACGTTGCGGTTGTTGACGCAGAGCTAGCATCCAGATTGTTGGGACTCATGAACGTGAatgtgaggaggaggagctttGGCTGGTCAGTTGATCACTACCGCAGTGGTCCAGTTGTTAAGGGAAAATAAAGTCTGTCCATTGTTAAAATTTCAGGGAGTGGGAGATTGGAAGCCTGGAACTCATCAAGTGACGGACAACTTTTTCATGCTAATGATGCAAGTACCTCACCCGAAGGAAGGTCTCACCTTTTCCCCTCCCTCCTGGACCACAGTTGGTTTCCTTATCGTGTCCACAACCAACTGCTAGCACAAAACAAATCAGTGAACCAAAAGCTCCAGCTTCTGTTGAAAATGCAGCAAGATATACAGCAGAGCACCCCCATCGCATTCAGCTGGGTGAAAGAAAGTGAAAACTGCGAGGCTCGGTGCACTTTCTATGAGGCAGACGCACAGTCACTTCTGTTCGCTGCCACAGGAAAACCAgagccagccggccggccacccTTCATCTGAAACTGAAACAATTGACATTGTCAATTTTTCTGAACTCGTTGTTGGTCCCCGGCCGGCGACGTGCCACACCCTTCTGCTCTCCGGATCTCCGATCAGGATTCCTGGCACGCAGGCGCCGATAAGCTGCACAGTTCCCCTGGGCTGGCCGTGCCGCCAAACTGGTGTCACCTCGAGCTGTGATCTTGGACCCTTCCTTGCGGTTCCCCAGCAGTCCCCATCCGCGCGTCTGGATCCTGTCCCGTCCCTCCCCAACCGTAGCCTCTctgtccatccatccatccgcgTGATATAGCCCAGCCGCCAACGATCACGTCCGGCTCCCACGCAGTTAGATAGGggcacgcacgcgcgcgcggtGGACTTGTGGCAGCTTCGACCTGTCTACTCCTGTCCGCCATGAAGCTCATGAAGCTCGGCGCGCGGCCGGACACCTTCTTCACCTCCGGGCCCGTCAGGTAGTGGCTGCTCTGCCTGCCGATTCGTTCCGTTTCAAATTCAATGGGTGTTCTGTTCTCTGATTGGTGTGGCTCGTCGTTGGTTCCAGGTCTGTCTACACGGAGGTGGCCACTGACATGGAAATCCTCGTGGATCACTGCCTGTTTCGTCTCCATAAGGTAGATGCAAATTCTGCATCCAGAATAAGGATGCCACAAGTTGAATTGCTAGTTTAGCAGCTCCACAAGTTGTCGAGATGTTCTGTTCTGAACAAGCTTGTTCCCTTTTCCGTCGTCGATCTCGGCAGTTCCCTCTGCTCTCCAAGTGCCTGCTGCTCCAGGCGCTCTGCGCAGAGTCCGACGCCGTCGAGCTGCCGGGCTTcccgggcggcgcggaggcgttCGAGGCCTGCGCCAAGTTCTGCTACGGCATCGCCGTCACGGTCGGCGCGCACAACGTCGTGCCGCTCCGCTGCGCCGCGGCGCGACTCGGCATGACGGAGGCCGCCGACCGGGGCAACCTCGCCGCCAAGCTCGACGCGTTCCTCGCctcctgcctcctccgccgctggcgggacgcgctcgccgcgctccgctcCACCGCCCGCCACGCGTCGGCCTGCGAGGAGCTCGGCGTCACCTCCCGCTGCGTCGAGGCCGTCGCGATCCTCGCCACCGACCCCGGCAGCAGCGCCCACGCGGCGGGCGTGCCGGTGCCGGCAgcctgctcctcgccgccgtggtGGGCGCGCGACGTCTCCGAGCTCGGCGCCGACCTCTTCTGGCGCGTCATGGTGGCCGTCAAGGCGGCGGGGACCGTCAAGGGGAGAGCCGTCGGCGACGCGCTCAAGGTCTACGCGCGCCGGTGGCTGCCGAACGTCGCCAAAAGCGGTTACCTTGTGGTGGAGCAAACAGACGGCAGCACGGGCAGCGCCGACGTGGCCGCCACGAACCACCGCTTTCTCGTTGAGAAGATGGCGAGCTTGCTTCCGGCCGAGAGGAACGCCGTCTCCTGCAGCTTCTTGCTGAAACTTCTCAAAGCGGCGAACGTCCTGTGTGCTTCCCCGGCGACGAAGGCGGAGCTCACGAGAAGGGCGGCGCTGCAGCTGGAAGACGCCAGCGTGGGCGACCTCCTGATACCGTCGTGCGCGGGCGAGACGCTGTACGACGTGGACGCGGTGATGGCCATCCTTGAAGAGCTGGCGCtgcggcaagcggcggcggcggcgggggggatCCCGGAGGCAAGCCCGCCGCACGCGCGCGGGCACAGACGGTCGCGCTCCGCTGAGAGCTCGGAGTTCGAGGGAGCGCGGCGGTCtgcgtccgccgccgcgtcgcacGGCGCGATGGTCCGGATCGGGAGGCTGGTCGATGGGTTCTTGATGGAGGTCGCCAAGGATCCCAACCTGGCGCTGGACAAGCTGATCGCCATTGCCGAGGCCGTGCCGGACTGCGCCCGCCCGGAGCACGACGATCTTTACCGAGCTGTCGACACGTATCTCAGAGTACGTGGAAACAAATACTAAGATCATTTTCAGTTCACGCTGTCCGGATTAATTTCGATGTCTTAACACTTCTTGGTTCGATTTAATTACGTGACAGGTGCATCCAGAGATGGACAAGAGTTCGAGGAAGAAGCTGTGCAGGGTGCTCAACTGCCGGAAGCTCTCCGAGACAGCGTCCATGCACGCCGCCCAGAACGAGCTGCTGCCGCTCCGGGTGGTCGTGCAGGTCCTCTTCTTCGAgaacgcgcgcgcggcggcgctgtcCATGTCCGGCCCCGGGGCCAACCGCGTCgccggcgtggcgggcggcgtcaaggcgctgctggccaagacAAGGAGGGAGgcagacggcggcgaggaggtcgtCAAGGACGAGCAGAGGCTCcggggcctcgccgccggcgcgccgggcgACGACGACTGGAGCGTGGAGGGGCTGAAGCGCGCGGCGTCGAGGATCTCGACGCTGAGGATGAAgctggaggaggacgacgatgatgacgccGACGACGGGGCGTTCGTGCACAGGGCGCGCCCGGGGCTGGTCCGGAGCGCGTCGTCGCGCGTCAGGGCGCTCTGCGCGATCCCGGCCGGGAAGCCCAAGCGGATGCTCAGCAGGCTGTGGCCGTCGAGCAGATCCGTCGCTGGGAGCGAGAGGCACTGAGAGACCTGCATCAGAGCAACGCGGCGTGGCGGGAAACACATCCAGCAAGGCGGCAAACTAGATTCCGGCCATTGGCAGCTGTGCATGTGTACAAAAAGGAATGCTGTAAGTTTGATATGCCATGCTCAAAACACTGATGGTTGTTTCCTGCTTGAGACTCTTACATGGAGTATATTCTTGTtccttgaaaaaagaaaaaaaaacattgaacACCATACTGTTGCACATTTAACCCTCTTAAAGGTTTGATTCCAACATACGCAAAAGAGTTTGAATATAGAGtagaaaaaacaagaaaataaattatataGATATTTTTTGAACGTTCATGCTAGGCACCGGTATGTTCCCATCATCTTCAGAACTCCGGTAGGCTGTAGGCAAACGGCagaccggcagcggcggcgccactACCCACGAGCCAGCTCCGAAgaagggcggcgccggcggcgtgggggcAGAATGGCGGCGATGGATCAAGACTAGTACTAGCACTTGTTCCCCACCCGTAGAAAATATGAGCCGGAAGCAGGGCTTTGCAGTGCCAGTCAGCCAGGGGCCAACCATTGGCAAATGATGCCTCGTCTCTTTGGCGAACACCTCAAATGATTCTTTGGCTTTGCACCTACCTTAACCCTCCTCCTGGAGGCGCCGGCATCATTGTTCGTGAGCTCTAATCCCACTACATGCCGGCATATGATTGCAAATACCAACTTTTCAGAAAGGAGAGGGACGGAGCAACAGCAGAAAAAAGAAGATGCAGTACGTGCGTGTAACACGAACACACGAACGCACGGGGGGTCATGGCTTGATGGGGAGTCAAGTGCTGTACACCAACAGCTTCTCTGCAAGTTGTTGCAACGCATGGGTCATGAGTGCCATGATCTCCAGCGGgggggaaggaagaagaagagctgaTCAGCATGGGCAAACTTTCTCAAGGTCGCCTACAGCTTCGGCTTCTTGCCCTGCTGCTCATCTCATCGCTATCGTGGCATCTAGCAGCATAGCATCAATCAAGCCTCTGATTCTGCaaatctttttttccttccaagGATTGGTCATGTCTTGGCATAGGACGTTAGTGGACGGCCTGTCACTGGATGGGAGTGATCTGGACAGACACACCCTTCTTTCGGCCAGGTGATAACGTGCCACAGGGCAAAGCGTTAAGAGCTTTGGGGCTAACGGGTAAGCTATGAGGGTTGAGGAGGCCCTTGCCTAGCATCTGCTATGCTGATGGCCTGATGGGTCGCACGGCACCCATGGTGATTTCAGGCGTCCACTGAAAGAGATCAGGAAATGCCTCATGGCTTCACATCAAATGAACTTTCCACTGAtatccctctccctccctccctccctccctccctccctccctccctccctctctctctctcattgcCGAAGCAAATGGCATCACTGTCTCATTGCTGAACAATGCAAACATCATGACAAACGAGCCCTCTTTAGCCAAGAAACACATTTCTCCAAAACTGCGTACATCTGCCGTTTGATATTTTATCTCTCGTCAGATTTTGTGTTTTGCACGAGGGAATTTTATGCTTCAACTGTGACAGGCTctgtcggcccaatcgaagtcTGAACATGCTGTATGCCAAAATTCAGAAGAGGCCCTCGCCCCTCGGTGTCAGCGAGGTCCCTGCACAGGCCAGaggg
This portion of the Setaria viridis chromosome 7, Setaria_viridis_v4.0, whole genome shotgun sequence genome encodes:
- the LOC117863227 gene encoding protein NBR1 homolog isoform X1: MDAFGTAPMGYGRAWPLVDDSRDLVVKVKYGDTLKRFNARVNGSRFDHDLPALRLKIASAFKFSPDAEFILTYTDEDGDVVMLDDDNDLRDAAINQKLNPLRINVQLKSSNVGAAQTKQQATNSKSSRSISLEDQLAQVKSAIDEALKFVPEQVPAVLAKLSHDLRFRAASSAPSLAELLDRFAKLITRGSNMHPSCGFADSSQKLRSAKVKLESALVTGSASETSYGQNSGISEAGLRGVLSEDPNAKIEQVPSCPSVRDSLVFTSSGGMKGDHKRSLDSEIKIKSDAHSKGKSVLSSWPPVSTTSHGAPAQGSVPVPFKSLGSIGMANGDIMPLFPPPPVYQPPTPVLYPPTPFLTPLNPISGANGKTTVDLHSTFPPPPNIYSPIKLNTPSSVGTCCPNLYSTGTSHRDGTGPLSSYVPNPEGINSFGSSYRGLGTNYRGIPLKYAQHRWIQCDGCGVTPIDGPCYKSNVKEDYDLCDACFSHMGNEVEYTRLDGPASKSNMKILGKVPAVKTDSRFIKDVTVPDGTPMAPSTPFTKIWRMRNNGFSKWPYGTQLLWVGGDRLTCLSSFRLAISANGGLNPCEDTDVTVDFLAPAKPGRYISYWRLALPSGLTFGQQIWVHIEVEQPIQTSGGKQAAAINRNQLPEANSTRPSAFNINSAPVNFLSGWHGRLECETMEPKESEPVPSDMSSAPAAVEPAQIPVTDAPASSAEAALASMPAAVPAPEAILLPKPVPVPAPVSASAPAPVAAPVSMPVVAAAPAAPLAEEVVNHLLEEKMMSELEVLGFMQADLNKQILRQNNYDLEQSVVDLCGFNEWDPLEVFSELDSDDTVMSEEVVVDNSDDEGFIVADLMTKAKKDQ
- the LOC117863227 gene encoding protein JOKA2 isoform X2, which translates into the protein MDAFGTAPMGYGRAWPLVDDSRDLVVKVKYGDTLKRFNARVNGSRFDHDLPALRLKIASAFKFSPDAEFILTYTDEDGDVVMLDDDNDLRDAAINQKLNPLRINVQLKSSNVGAAQTKQQATNSKSSRSISLEDQLAQVKSAIDEALKFVPEQVPAVLAKLSHDLRFRAASSAPSLAELLDRFAKLITRGSNMHPSCGFADSSQKLRSAKVKLESALVTGSASETSYGQNSGISEAGLRGVLSEDPNAKIEQVPSCPSVRDSLVFTSSGGMKGDHKRSLDSEIKIKSDAHSKGKSVLSSWPPVSTTSHGAPAQGSVPVPFKSLGSIGMANGDIMPLFPPPPVYQPPTPVLYPPTPFLTPLNPISGANGKTTVDLHSTFPPPPNIYSPIKLNTPSSVGTCCPNLYSTGTSHRDGTGPLSSYVPNPEGINSFGSSYRGLGTNYRGIPLKYAQHRWIQCDGCGVTPIDGPCYKSNVKEDYDLCDACFSHMGNEVEYTRLDGPASKSNMKILGKVPAVKTDSRFIKDVTVPDGTPMAPSTPFTKIWRMRNNGFSKWPYGTQLLWVGGDRLTCLSSFRLAISANGGLNPCEDTDVTVDFLAPAKPGRYISYWRLALPSGLTFGQQIWVHIEVEQPIQTSGGKQAAAINRNQLPEANSTRPSAFNINSAPVNFLSGWHGRLECETMEPKESEPVPSDMSSAPAAVEPAQIPVTDAPASSAEAALASMPAAVPAPEAILLPKPVPVPAPVSASAPAPVAAPVSMPVVAAAPAAPLAEEVVNHLLEEKMMSELEVLGFMQADLNKQILRQNNYDLEQSVVDLCGFNEWDPLEVFSEL